Genomic segment of Rhodoflexus caldus:
GCAAACAGAGCGGCACCTTCAATCAGACCTGCTGAAATCAGCATAGCAGTTTGAATACGGCCGGCCATTTCAGGCTGACGAGCCATAGACTCAACAGCGCTGCCACCGATACGGCCGATACCCAAACCGGCACCCAAAACTGCAATACCTGCACCAATACCTGCGCCCAGCGCGCCTGTAGTGCCAGTCATTTCCAGAAGAATGTTAGACAACATGTGTGATAAAAGTTAGAGATATATAAATTGAGTAAATCACTCCAAGATTAATGGTGAGCTTCGTGATGCTCGTGTTCTTCAATTGCCAAACCGATAAACAGTGCTGAAAGCAGGGTGAAAATGTAAGCCTGCAAAGCAGCAACAAACAGTTCGAGGAATGTGATGGCAACCACCACAAAACCTACCGGTAAGCCAAGAATTGCATTTTTAAAGATGAAGATGAAACTTACCAAGCAAAGGATAACGATGTGTCCTGCGGTAATGTTGGCAAACAAACGAATCATCAATGCAAACGGCTTGGTCAAGATGCCGATGAGTTCTACGGGAATCATGATAATCAGCATCAACTTAGGCACACCCGGCATTGCGAAGATGTGCTTCCAGTAGTCTTTATTGCCCGAAACATTGGTGATGATGGCGGTAAAAGCTGCCAATGTAAGCGTAAAAGCAATATTACCTGATGCGTTTGCTCCGGTTGGAATCAGCCCCAGCAAGTTGTTCACCCAAATAAAGAAGAACAATGTCATCAGGTAGGGCAAATAGGTTTTGTATTTCTTCTCGCCAATGTTAGGAATAATCACATCATCGCGAACGAACAGAATGAGCGGCTCAATAAACGCCTGCAAACCGCTTGGTGCCTGCCCCGGTCGCTTTTGATAGGCTTTTGCAACAGAGGTAAAAATAACAATCAGTATAATGCAGGCTATGAACATGGAAGCTACGTTTTTGGTAAACGAAAGGTCAATAACTTTTTTGCCGTTAGCTTCCTCAATGTGCCCATGATTGAGGCGATAAACACGGTCGCCGCGTATTACTTGCTGCTCGCCGTGATGAAATTCGCTTGACAGAAAAATGTCCAGATGCCCGTCTGTAATCAGAATGACAGGTAGCGGGAGCGATACATGCGCAACTGTTCCGTCGCTTTTGTGATAATCAAAAAAGTGCCAATCGTATGCATCTCCAATGTGATGAAGAATCATGTCTTTGGGCGAAAAGGCATCATCTCCGTGATTGTCGCCCTTGGCGAAAGCAGCATTTGAGAATACAAATAAACTGCTAATTATCAGTAGGTTACGTAAAGTTTTAAGCATCTTTTTTATCCGTCTTTCCGGAATTTTGGCGCAAGTTAGCCATCAATGATTTAATTTCAAAAGCAGTAAACAAGAAATACATAACAAAGAAAGTAATCGTAAAGTGCCATCGTGCGGCTTTGTCTTTTACCTGCCAAAAGAAAACACCCAAAATGACGGCTGAAATCAGCAGGCGAATGGCTGTTGCGCCAAGTGTGTAATTAGGGAAATCAAGCGGTTCTTTGTTGCTCTGATAGACCATGTAGTAGGTCAGGAGCGTTATAACAAAAAAATATCCCAGTAAATACCACGAGTATGGCACGATGAGTTCTGCCTGCCAAAGACCGAGCAGTACCATAACAGCGGCACACAAGAGCGTAAGAAGAGTCAGGCTTTTGATGAATGGCTTCATGTGATTTTATTTTAGGAATTGTTTTTCATCAGGCTGCGCAGGATATGAAAAAGTGCGGCAAACAAAAAGAGCATCATACATGCCATCGTGCCAAGAGATTTGGGCAGGGCAAAATAGCTGTCTGCCCAACGGCCTGCCCAATATCCCAACAGCAGTGCCCCTGCCAGCTCAAAAGCCATTCCCGAATATTTCAGGTAGTTATTAAGCTGTTTTTGGGGTTTGTTTACCGGCTGCATCTTCTGTTTTGATGGATTTGATGCTTTCGCCCATTTTGCAGGTTCCGTTGAGTTTGGCACCGTTTTCTACAACAAGCTTGGCAGTATATATTTCGCCGGTTACTACGGCTGTGGCTTTCAAAATCAGCACTTCGCTTATTTCAATAGTGCCTTTTACTTCGCCTTCTATCTCGGCATTCTGTGCGTAAATATTGCCTTCCAGCAATGAGCCTTGCCCCATGGCAAGTTTTTGCTTACACCTGATATTGCCTTTCACCGAACCATCTATTCTGATGTTGCCGGGAGTGTCTATATCACCTGTGATTTGCGTTCCTTTACCGATAATATTGGCAATGGTACTGATGTTTTCCTGTACTTTACGCTCTTCTTTGGATGAATTGAACATGGCCATAGTTTATGAGTTGTTTGCTGGGCAAGTTAATTAAAAAGAAATGTATTGTTCGGGATTTACGGGACTTCCGTTATACCATAGTTCAAAATGCAGATGAGGCCCGTCGGTCAGCTCGCCGGAGTTGCCGATAATGGCTATGATGTCTCCGGCACGAACGGTTTCTCCTGTTTTGCGCAACAATACCGAATTGTGCTTATAGAAAGAAATCAGTTGATTTTTGTGTTGGATACCAATGGTGTAGCCCGAATCCTGTGTCCATGAGGAGATAATTACGGTGCCGTCGGCTACTGCTTTGATAGGTTCATTTTTGCGTGCGACAATGTCCACGCCGTAGTGCTGTTGTTGCGGCTCAAATTTGCCTAACAAAACCCCCTTCAACGGTGTAAAAAACACAAAACTTTTCAGTTGGGCATTGGCTGCATTGCGAACGGGACGCGTAGCGGAAGCCTCCATTTCAAACTCGTTGCGAAAAGACGAATCAAGCGGATTGATTTTAGCAACCTCCTCGGGATTGACTTTAACCGCATTGGCATTTCCGCTGTCCTTGCGAACGTTATTATAAGGTGTTTCGCCCAGCATGACAAGTTTTAAGTCGTTGATGTAGCGGTCGCGCGCTTCCAAAGCCTCCGACAGTGAATCTATGCTCATCGCCAAACTCACTATTTGCCGTTTAATATCGTTTTCGTTTTGCGTACGGCTTTGGAAGTAACCGATTAACTGATAAAACATCAGGCCCGCAAAAAAACACAGGACGAGCAAGCCGGCAAGCCCGACTAATACGCTTGCTCCTGTCAGTCGTATGCTGAAGCGCGGCGCCAGTGTTTCTGCATCGCGGATAATCAGCCACAAACGATGCGATAACCAGTCGTAAATAGTCTTCTTTTCCAAAAAAATCGCCAATAGTTTACGGCAAAAGTAGGGATTTATTTTCGTTTTGGGCTGATTTCTTCTGCCGCGCTTTTTGTTATATTTGCAAGCAACATCCCTTGCCGCTATCGGAACATCGCTGTACTCCTTTCTTCTGATGAGTTAATTTTCATGCGCATACTTCTTCATTTTTATCGGTGGTTGCTATTGGGCACGGGCTTAATAATGCTCAATGCCTGTCAGGTATATCATGATACGACCGCCCGATTCAATGCTTATTTTCTTGCCAAAGAAAAGATGCTGGAAGTAGAAGCAGCTTTATTGGCTGCAGCTCCTAATGACTACGGCGATATACTGATGGTATTTCCTCGGATTGATTCTGCTTCGGGCGCTTCGCAAAAGACAGGGCTGGAATATGTTATTGAAAAGGCTTCTTTACCTATCAAATTTCATGAGCGCAGCAAATGGGTGGACGATTGTTACCTGTTGATTGGCAAAGCACGGCTCTATATGGGCGATTTTCGGAATGCCGCCACTACCTTTAAGTACGTCAATACGAACAGCCCTGACCCTGATGCACGACATACGGCGCTGGTATGGTTGCAAAGGCTTTTTATTGAACAAGACAACAGTAAAGATGCGCTGTATGCGGCCGAGTATCTGAGCAAAGACGATAACCCGATTAATAATGACAATGCCCGCGACTTTTATCTGAACATGGCGCATTATTATCGGTTGGAGCAGGATTTGCCAAGAACCTCGGCTTATCTTGAAAAAGCATTGCCTTTTATCACCAACAAAGAAATGCGCATCAAAGCACTTTTTATTATTGCCCAAATCAGTCAGCGATTGGGTAAGTCTGAAAAGGCCTACGAATATTACAGCCAACTGACGCGCAGCAACCCTCCATATGAGATTCTGTTTCTTTCGCAACTCAATACGGCCGGTGCAGTTAATTTCGCAGATGAAGATGCGGTTGCCAAAGCAGATAAAACCTTACAATCGCTGTTGAAAGACCCTAAAAATACCGAGTACAAAGACCGCATTTTGTTTGAAATAGGAAGTTTTGAAGTAAAACGCGGCCGATTGCAACAGGGATTGGAGGCTTACCGACAGTCGTTAGCTGCTACGGCCAAGCCACAACAAAAAGCCACAACTTACCTGCAAATGGGCAAAGTTTACTACGAACGTTTGCAGGATTATGCAAATGCGGCTTTGTACTATGACAGCGCCTCCCAAGTGCTGCCGACCTCTTCGCCCGACTACGACGCAGTGAAGCGACAGGCCGGCATTTTAGGCGAATTTGCCGAAGAACAGGCCAAAGCAGCAATTGCCGAACGCCTGCTGCGACTTTATGCAATGAGCGATGCCGAACGCAAAAAAGCACTTGAAAAGGAAATCGCAGATGAAAAAGCCGCGATAGACCGACAACTCAAAACCGCTCAGCAAGACGCAAGCCGTTCGGGAGTGCCTGCTTTGCCTGCCAATAATTTCCCCGGTGCATCGGGCAACAGCAATACTTGGTATTTCTACAACGTACAAACCGTTGCCAACGGCAAAACAGCTTTTGCCCGCACATGGGGTAATATCCCGCTGGCAGACAACTGGCGGCTGTCCGACAAAGTGCGCGATTCGCAACCCGACGAAATCATGCGGCCAACGACAGCCAACACGGCAGAGAAAGGCAAGGAAAACCGACCACAGGAGGCAGACCGTTATGCAGCAGTAAAGCCGATGGACAAACGATTGGCTGAAATTCCTGCCGACGAAGCAGAAGCAAAGCAAGTCCGTTTGGCATTGGCAGAGGCGCTCTATCAAACAGGCAAAATGTACTTTCAGATGCTGGAAGAACCTCAGAAAGCCCGTGCAAATTTGGAACGATTTGTACAATTGGCACCCGACCATCCGAAAGTGCCCGAAGCACTGTACACCATCATCCGCCTGTGCAGCGAACAAAAAGACTGTCAGCCCGATGCTTACAAACGCCAACTGCTGGAAAAATACCCCGAATCATCCTATGCGCAGTTGCTGAATAAGGCTTCAGGCGATAAAAACGAGGGAGCAGCAGATGCCGATTCGTTTCAGGCAGTGGCAGATGCAGCGGTTGTAAAGGCATATGCTGAAGCCTATGAACTGTATCGCAGCGGACAATATGCGCAGGCGCTTGACCAATTCCATCAAATGGAGGTGCGCTACCCCGGCAATCCGCTTAGCGAACAAATCTCAATGCTGAAAATTTTATCCCGTTTGGCATTGGAGCCTGCTTCGGTGCAGGCAGAAAATGACCTGAAAAACTTTATTACTGCCGCTCGCCGCCCCGAACTCGTGGAAATGGCAAAGGCGGTATTACAAAAAATAGAAGAACGCAAAAAACCATGAATCGCACCATTGCAGCCATTGTACCCATGCGCCACAACAGTGAGCGCGTTCCCGGAAAAAACTACCGCTCATTCAACGGCAAGCCGCTGTTTCACTACGTAACGGAAAGTTTGCTGAAAGTGCCGGCTATCACCCAAGTAGTGATTGATACCGACAGCCCGACAGTAATAGACTATGCGCGGAAGCACTTTCCACAAGTAATTCTGCTGGAACGCCCCGAGCACCTGCGCGACGGCTCCATCCCGATGAACGACGTGCTGCTCAACGTTATCAATCAGGTACAGGCCGATTTTTACCTGCAAACTCACAGCACCAACCCTTTGCTGAGTGCGGCAACTATTCAGAAGGCAGTGGATTTATTTCTCAAACAATACCCGATTTATGATTCGCTGTTTTCGGTAACGCGTCTGCAAACCCGCCTGTGGGACGAGTTAGCCCGTGCCATCAATCACAACCCCAATATATTGTTGCGCACACAGGATTTGCCGCCCGTTTACGAAGAAAATTCATGCCTCTATTTGTTTGATAAAAAAATTTTGGTAGAAAGGCACAACCGAATCGGCAACCGCCCTTATTTGCTTGAAATTCCTAAACATGAAGCCCTTGATATTGACGAGGAGATAGATTTTACCGTAGCTGAAATGGTACACAAGGCAGTATATGGC
This window contains:
- a CDS encoding AtpZ/AtpI family protein, whose amino-acid sequence is MQPVNKPQKQLNNYLKYSGMAFELAGALLLGYWAGRWADSYFALPKSLGTMACMMLFLFAALFHILRSLMKNNS
- the atpE gene encoding ATP synthase F0 subunit C, which encodes MLSNILLEMTGTTGALGAGIGAGIAVLGAGLGIGRIGGSAVESMARQPEMAGRIQTAMLISAGLIEGAALFAIAVCFIVGNA
- a CDS encoding M23 family metallopeptidase translates to MEKKTIYDWLSHRLWLIIRDAETLAPRFSIRLTGASVLVGLAGLLVLCFFAGLMFYQLIGYFQSRTQNENDIKRQIVSLAMSIDSLSEALEARDRYINDLKLVMLGETPYNNVRKDSGNANAVKVNPEEVAKINPLDSSFRNEFEMEASATRPVRNAANAQLKSFVFFTPLKGVLLGKFEPQQQHYGVDIVARKNEPIKAVADGTVIISSWTQDSGYTIGIQHKNQLISFYKHNSVLLRKTGETVRAGDIIAIIGNSGELTDGPHLHFELWYNGSPVNPEQYISF
- a CDS encoding bactofilin family protein: MAMFNSSKEERKVQENISTIANIIGKGTQITGDIDTPGNIRIDGSVKGNIRCKQKLAMGQGSLLEGNIYAQNAEIEGEVKGTIEISEVLILKATAVVTGEIYTAKLVVENGAKLNGTCKMGESIKSIKTEDAAGKQTPKTA
- the atpB gene encoding F0F1 ATP synthase subunit A; translation: MLKTLRNLLIISSLFVFSNAAFAKGDNHGDDAFSPKDMILHHIGDAYDWHFFDYHKSDGTVAHVSLPLPVILITDGHLDIFLSSEFHHGEQQVIRGDRVYRLNHGHIEEANGKKVIDLSFTKNVASMFIACIILIVIFTSVAKAYQKRPGQAPSGLQAFIEPLILFVRDDVIIPNIGEKKYKTYLPYLMTLFFFIWVNNLLGLIPTGANASGNIAFTLTLAAFTAIITNVSGNKDYWKHIFAMPGVPKLMLIIMIPVELIGILTKPFALMIRLFANITAGHIVILCLVSFIFIFKNAILGLPVGFVVVAITFLELFVAALQAYIFTLLSALFIGLAIEEHEHHEAHH
- the porW gene encoding type IX secretion system periplasmic lipoprotein PorW/SprE — encoded protein: MRILLHFYRWLLLGTGLIMLNACQVYHDTTARFNAYFLAKEKMLEVEAALLAAAPNDYGDILMVFPRIDSASGASQKTGLEYVIEKASLPIKFHERSKWVDDCYLLIGKARLYMGDFRNAATTFKYVNTNSPDPDARHTALVWLQRLFIEQDNSKDALYAAEYLSKDDNPINNDNARDFYLNMAHYYRLEQDLPRTSAYLEKALPFITNKEMRIKALFIIAQISQRLGKSEKAYEYYSQLTRSNPPYEILFLSQLNTAGAVNFADEDAVAKADKTLQSLLKDPKNTEYKDRILFEIGSFEVKRGRLQQGLEAYRQSLAATAKPQQKATTYLQMGKVYYERLQDYANAALYYDSASQVLPTSSPDYDAVKRQAGILGEFAEEQAKAAIAERLLRLYAMSDAERKKALEKEIADEKAAIDRQLKTAQQDASRSGVPALPANNFPGASGNSNTWYFYNVQTVANGKTAFARTWGNIPLADNWRLSDKVRDSQPDEIMRPTTANTAEKGKENRPQEADRYAAVKPMDKRLAEIPADEAEAKQVRLALAEALYQTGKMYFQMLEEPQKARANLERFVQLAPDHPKVPEALYTIIRLCSEQKDCQPDAYKRQLLEKYPESSYAQLLNKASGDKNEGAADADSFQAVADAAVVKAYAEAYELYRSGQYAQALDQFHQMEVRYPGNPLSEQISMLKILSRLALEPASVQAENDLKNFITAARRPELVEMAKAVLQKIEERKKP
- a CDS encoding acylneuraminate cytidylyltransferase family protein, whose product is MNRTIAAIVPMRHNSERVPGKNYRSFNGKPLFHYVTESLLKVPAITQVVIDTDSPTVIDYARKHFPQVILLERPEHLRDGSIPMNDVLLNVINQVQADFYLQTHSTNPLLSAATIQKAVDLFLKQYPIYDSLFSVTRLQTRLWDELARAINHNPNILLRTQDLPPVYEENSCLYLFDKKILVERHNRIGNRPYLLEIPKHEALDIDEEIDFTVAEMVHKAVYGG